A section of the Rhodopirellula halodulae genome encodes:
- a CDS encoding MotA/TolQ/ExbB proton channel family protein, whose protein sequence is MKPLDQNVPPSSSPALHPGTKPNDSGATSLGDHAVGGLAAGAQSPADHWGEPVEPRQSYASSGVASVPAEDVTFPQDESTTTHWISAAGPIGLGLVGAVAFYGVVYAVNWGPLNRYFLGHPVAIAAAVLFSVACAILVVRALQVVRDRQQLDLLRDEDLLLQTATLPGQSPAQQWLQQNDAGAIARNWMQSLRGLPVATRNSLLVRRLTDVLSRQAHRSGTGELPQDLRELSDRDADAAHDSYGLIRIIVWAIPMLGFLGTVIGITQTLGGLDFSDGTAAVDRLKSGLYVAFDTTALGLVLSVLAIFLQFPVERAQQGLLVKVDQRVRDLVSGNLPSEDAADNQTALVTQLCDGIRVAVQESLVTQAKLWRETIEEAQSAWRDQHDQGAEQFRSLMQASLQPALTSHADRIEATVSRLDAIGGGLGQTLKDQTKAWNDAMQATSVEVQTHRRTLLTHTEAMTSLAEQQSMAAPTTAAATLDPVMEEAMRALARAVDTLSKRLPANASGQNADRSDSKRRAA, encoded by the coding sequence ATGAAGCCTCTCGATCAAAACGTGCCGCCCTCTTCCAGCCCGGCTCTGCACCCAGGGACGAAACCGAACGATTCGGGAGCGACATCGTTGGGGGATCATGCAGTGGGCGGTCTTGCAGCGGGCGCCCAATCGCCCGCGGACCATTGGGGTGAACCGGTGGAGCCTCGGCAATCCTACGCATCATCGGGCGTCGCCTCGGTGCCAGCGGAGGACGTCACCTTTCCCCAAGACGAATCAACGACGACCCATTGGATCTCGGCGGCGGGACCAATCGGTTTGGGCTTGGTCGGTGCGGTGGCGTTTTACGGAGTGGTGTACGCGGTCAATTGGGGGCCGCTGAATCGATACTTCTTGGGTCACCCCGTCGCGATTGCAGCGGCCGTGTTGTTCAGTGTCGCTTGTGCCATCTTGGTCGTGCGAGCGTTGCAGGTGGTTCGCGACCGTCAGCAGTTGGACCTGCTTCGTGACGAAGACTTGCTGTTGCAAACCGCGACGTTGCCAGGGCAGTCGCCCGCTCAGCAGTGGCTGCAACAAAACGACGCGGGAGCGATCGCTCGCAATTGGATGCAATCGCTTCGCGGTCTTCCCGTCGCGACTCGCAATTCATTGTTGGTACGTCGGTTGACGGACGTACTTTCTCGCCAGGCTCACCGCAGCGGGACCGGCGAACTGCCGCAAGACCTTCGTGAACTGTCGGATCGCGACGCCGACGCCGCTCATGATTCGTACGGTTTGATTCGCATCATCGTTTGGGCCATTCCAATGCTCGGGTTCTTGGGAACCGTGATTGGGATCACGCAAACGCTCGGCGGTCTGGACTTTTCCGACGGAACCGCGGCGGTCGATCGATTGAAGAGCGGTCTGTACGTGGCGTTCGACACCACCGCGCTCGGTTTGGTGTTGTCGGTGTTGGCGATCTTTTTGCAGTTCCCCGTCGAGCGTGCTCAGCAAGGTTTGCTCGTCAAAGTCGACCAGCGAGTCCGTGATTTGGTGTCGGGGAATTTGCCCAGCGAAGACGCGGCGGACAACCAAACCGCATTGGTCACGCAATTGTGCGACGGAATTCGTGTTGCCGTGCAAGAGTCCTTGGTGACGCAAGCCAAGTTGTGGCGGGAAACGATCGAGGAGGCTCAGTCGGCTTGGCGAGACCAACATGATCAAGGCGCAGAACAGTTCCGCAGTTTGATGCAGGCGTCTCTGCAACCCGCACTGACCAGTCACGCGGATCGTATCGAAGCGACCGTGTCACGCTTGGATGCCATTGGCGGCGGTCTCGGTCAAACGTTGAAAGACCAAACCAAAGCATGGAACGACGCCATGCAAGCCACTTCCGTCGAGGTGCAAACGCATCGCCGCACATTGCTGACCCACACCGAGGCGATGACCAGCCTGGCTGAACAGCAAAGCATGGCGGCTCCGACAACCGCGGCTGCCACGCTGGATCCGGTGATGGAAGAAGCCATGCGAGCATTGGCACGTGCTGTCGATACGTTGTCCAAGCGATTGCCAGCGAACGCATCCGGCCAGAACGCTGATCGATCCGATAGCAAAAGGCGGGCGGCATGA
- a CDS encoding multiheme c-type cytochrome yields MARSSNNRWKVIAAVVLAFGVAAIWSTREDADQAKLAKDLARKVESPTSTVVESNAEPDVVRLSSKLIAQKDVLPGAWVLQRDDQPRPRMILPFESLEDGPLSEKMAEQGSERWSNEAGYLGADACAACHLERHQGFVMTAHHQTSSLGSAKQIHGALTSPANELPTSDPELSLTMYEKADSAIQRVSFHGWNVDIPMDVVTGSGKVAQTFLYWDNDRLFQAFASYFSGPDKWLTSPGFDELDVNLGRVIRTECLVCHVTYIEQTEPPNHYRRSSAIWGISCERCHGPGRKHVEYHQANPESKQARHIVHPSDLPRERQLDVCGQCHSGAFDLKKPAFSFRPGEDLNQFHRLLKPEFDDSGIHTSNQLARLRLSECFQQSQMTCTDCHDPHVAQRGDEVFFREACLKCHEVEHCGLQPELSADVAGKCVECHMPSTAIDDLAGMKLQGLTLSMADHFIRVDRDHADEVIDRSNDSTE; encoded by the coding sequence TTGGCTAGATCATCAAACAATCGTTGGAAGGTGATTGCTGCGGTCGTTCTCGCTTTTGGGGTCGCCGCCATTTGGTCAACGCGAGAGGACGCCGATCAAGCGAAGCTTGCGAAAGACTTGGCGAGGAAAGTTGAATCGCCAACGTCCACCGTCGTGGAATCCAATGCCGAGCCTGATGTTGTTCGGTTGTCGTCGAAGCTGATCGCCCAAAAAGATGTCCTGCCAGGTGCTTGGGTGCTGCAGCGAGACGATCAGCCCAGGCCGCGAATGATTTTGCCATTTGAGTCGCTGGAAGACGGGCCTCTTTCCGAGAAAATGGCAGAGCAAGGATCCGAACGTTGGAGCAACGAAGCGGGATACCTCGGCGCAGACGCCTGCGCCGCGTGTCATTTGGAGCGACATCAGGGATTCGTGATGACGGCTCATCATCAAACCAGCAGTCTCGGCTCGGCGAAACAGATTCATGGTGCTTTGACGTCACCAGCCAATGAATTGCCGACGAGCGATCCCGAGCTGTCTCTGACGATGTACGAGAAAGCGGACTCCGCGATCCAGCGTGTGTCATTCCATGGTTGGAACGTCGATATACCAATGGACGTGGTCACTGGATCAGGCAAAGTGGCGCAAACGTTTCTCTATTGGGATAACGACCGATTGTTCCAGGCATTCGCGTCGTACTTCAGTGGTCCCGACAAGTGGTTGACCAGCCCCGGGTTTGATGAACTAGACGTCAATCTGGGCAGGGTCATCCGAACGGAATGTTTGGTGTGTCATGTCACCTACATCGAGCAAACCGAACCGCCGAATCATTATCGACGGTCGTCCGCGATTTGGGGCATTTCATGCGAGCGTTGCCATGGACCAGGGCGGAAGCATGTCGAATATCACCAGGCCAATCCGGAATCAAAACAGGCGAGACACATCGTCCATCCGAGTGATTTGCCTCGAGAGCGACAATTGGATGTTTGCGGGCAATGTCATTCCGGTGCCTTTGACTTGAAGAAACCTGCATTCAGCTTTCGTCCGGGTGAGGATTTGAATCAGTTCCATCGATTGTTAAAACCCGAATTCGATGACAGCGGGATTCATACGAGCAACCAACTGGCTCGTTTGCGATTGAGCGAGTGTTTCCAGCAATCTCAGATGACTTGCACGGATTGCCACGATCCCCACGTCGCGCAGCGTGGCGACGAAGTCTTCTTTCGAGAGGCATGCTTGAAATGCCACGAAGTCGAGCATTGTGGATTGCAGCCAGAGTTGTCAGCCGATGTTGCTGGCAAGTGCGTCGAGTGTCACATGCCAAGCACAGCGATTGATGATTTGGCAGGGATGAAGTTGCAGGGGCTGACGCTTTCGATGGCGGACCATTTCATCCGAGTGGATCGAGACCATGCCGATGAAGTCATCGATCGATCGAACGACTCCACCGAATGA
- a CDS encoding helix-turn-helix domain-containing protein, whose product MASYLSLEDAAKQLGIPADKLIDLRSQGKVRGFRDGSSWKFPEAEIERLKDELPNMSGLGSGILAADGSGSKIGSVIGGDASSTEDSGLDLDIDAGGSSSGGSDVNLIANDSGEGSDVTIVPGAAADSDAPLKIDLDELNLSGSALSHDSGELELESPTPGPQPVADSDEFDLGSSLDLSSDSDDLALAPVSENTPGGTPKSQSDLSGLGGEDSDGELDLGDISSDEQASSLELMGDLDLDSSPSAVESPSKAGSDVLSELDLLAGDAGGSGLLSGSGDLLGSSLMSAESGGSSGVDDALADDDDLIIADDDDDLVVSGAGSDISIAGDSGINLMSPSDSGLSLESEPLDLAGSSISALDLGAELNEGSGTGSGHDGSGLVPASEMGSGIDFKGDDEFQLSASGIQIEGNDESASQVIEVMDSEAVDIEEVDFDGADQGDAFGDAGEDAFAMDAEVAEVDALDDPMAMDEGGVLIDEDSPVAAAGAPVGMGYEVPFTLLQTIGLLLILCVMSLGGMLMTDLVRNMWSYAEPSAPVSALTDMLISVAGWGQ is encoded by the coding sequence ATGGCTTCTTACTTGTCTCTCGAAGACGCCGCGAAACAACTGGGCATTCCCGCCGACAAACTGATCGACCTTCGCAGCCAAGGTAAAGTTCGCGGTTTTCGTGATGGCTCCAGTTGGAAGTTTCCAGAAGCGGAAATCGAGCGTCTGAAAGACGAATTGCCCAACATGTCCGGACTGGGTTCCGGCATCCTGGCCGCCGACGGTAGCGGATCGAAAATCGGATCCGTCATCGGGGGCGACGCCTCATCGACCGAAGACAGCGGGTTGGATCTGGACATCGACGCCGGTGGATCATCCAGCGGTGGCAGCGATGTCAACTTGATCGCCAACGATTCCGGCGAAGGCAGCGATGTCACGATTGTCCCCGGAGCCGCCGCCGATAGCGACGCACCGCTCAAGATTGACTTGGACGAATTGAATTTGTCTGGCTCCGCATTGTCGCATGACAGCGGTGAATTGGAATTGGAATCCCCCACGCCAGGCCCTCAACCGGTCGCGGACAGCGACGAATTTGACCTGGGCAGCTCGCTGGACCTCAGCAGCGATTCAGACGATTTGGCACTCGCTCCCGTCAGCGAAAACACTCCTGGCGGAACGCCAAAGAGCCAATCCGATCTATCGGGTTTGGGCGGCGAGGACAGCGACGGCGAACTGGACCTGGGTGATATCAGCTCGGACGAGCAAGCCAGCAGTTTGGAATTGATGGGCGACCTCGACTTGGACAGCAGCCCATCGGCGGTTGAATCCCCCAGCAAAGCAGGCAGTGACGTTCTCAGCGAGTTGGATTTGCTCGCGGGCGATGCCGGCGGAAGCGGTTTGCTTTCGGGCAGCGGCGACTTGTTGGGCAGCTCTCTGATGTCCGCCGAATCAGGTGGTTCGTCCGGTGTCGACGACGCCTTGGCCGATGATGACGATTTGATCATCGCCGACGATGACGATGACTTGGTGGTCAGCGGTGCTGGCAGCGACATCTCGATCGCCGGTGACAGTGGCATCAACTTGATGAGCCCATCGGACAGCGGACTGTCACTGGAAAGCGAGCCATTGGATTTGGCCGGCAGCAGCATCTCCGCTTTGGATTTGGGTGCGGAACTCAACGAAGGTTCCGGAACCGGAAGTGGTCACGACGGCAGCGGTTTGGTTCCCGCCAGCGAAATGGGATCGGGCATCGATTTCAAAGGTGACGACGAGTTCCAACTTTCTGCGTCCGGGATCCAGATCGAAGGCAATGACGAAAGTGCGTCGCAAGTCATCGAAGTGATGGATTCCGAAGCCGTCGACATCGAAGAAGTTGACTTCGACGGTGCCGATCAAGGCGACGCGTTTGGAGACGCCGGCGAAGATGCTTTCGCGATGGACGCGGAAGTCGCCGAAGTGGACGCCCTCGATGATCCGATGGCGATGGACGAAGGCGGCGTGCTGATCGACGAAGATTCCCCCGTGGCCGCAGCGGGTGCGCCCGTTGGCATGGGCTACGAAGTCCCCTTCACACTCTTGCAAACGATCGGTTTGCTGTTGATCCTCTGCGTGATGAGTCTTGGCGGCATGTTGATGACGGATCTCGTCCGCAACATGTGGAGCTACGCCGAACCCTCCGCCCCCGTCAGTGCTCTCACCGACATGCTCATCAGCGTCGCTGGCTGGGGCCAATAA
- a CDS encoding lactate/malate dehydrogenase family protein yields MKSESQRRRNRNGAACMKITLVGTGRVGSAIAFGLTINPLASELLLLNRSRNKAEGDALDLTHAAALVNSNMKIHAGEIADSKDSDVIIFTASVPFRYPEQTRLAMGIENMPILKEWIPELARQSPNAIILMVSNPVDALTYETIRLTGFDPKRVIGTGTLVDSIRYRALLSTRLQIHPEDIRAYIMGEHGDSQFAASSIAMTGGERFYPSDTSREMFEKTKAMGYEVFRLKGHTSYGIAMATITILDSITYDLRHTLPVSVMVDGYLGVEDVCLSMPAVIGREGITRILHPVLNEEEQDAFRRSAEIVKQTLVDMEAG; encoded by the coding sequence ATGAAATCGGAGTCTCAACGTCGTCGCAATCGCAACGGAGCAGCTTGCATGAAGATCACCTTGGTAGGAACCGGACGTGTCGGATCAGCCATCGCGTTTGGCTTGACAATCAATCCACTCGCCAGCGAACTGCTTCTCCTGAATCGTTCACGTAACAAGGCCGAGGGCGATGCTTTGGATTTGACCCACGCTGCGGCGCTGGTCAACAGCAACATGAAGATCCACGCCGGCGAGATCGCGGACTCGAAGGACTCCGATGTGATCATCTTCACCGCGTCGGTTCCCTTTCGCTATCCAGAACAAACCCGGTTGGCGATGGGCATCGAGAACATGCCCATCCTGAAAGAATGGATTCCTGAACTGGCACGTCAAAGCCCCAACGCGATCATCTTGATGGTCAGCAATCCGGTCGATGCACTGACGTATGAAACGATTCGCCTGACTGGGTTCGATCCCAAACGAGTCATCGGAACGGGGACGTTGGTGGATAGCATTCGCTACCGAGCCCTCCTGTCCACGCGTTTGCAAATTCACCCGGAAGACATCCGCGCCTACATCATGGGCGAACACGGCGACTCTCAATTCGCGGCATCATCCATCGCCATGACGGGTGGCGAACGGTTCTATCCCAGTGACACATCACGGGAGATGTTCGAAAAAACCAAAGCCATGGGCTACGAGGTTTTTCGCTTGAAAGGTCACACGTCCTATGGAATCGCGATGGCCACGATCACGATTTTGGACAGCATCACGTACGACCTTCGGCACACGTTACCAGTCAGCGTCATGGTGGATGGGTACTTGGGCGTGGAAGACGTCTGCCTGTCGATGCCGGCGGTGATCGGACGCGAAGGCATCACTCGGATTCTGCACCCCGTGCTGAACGAAGAAGAACAGGACGCTTTCCGAAGGTCGGCGGAAATCGTCAAGCAAACGCTCGTCGACATGGAAGCTGGCTAG
- a CDS encoding tetratricopeptide repeat protein has product MPLAIVMAVVGCSQTEHAETAKRAPRPRGELKVAMRKQNWQEAWSYSDAVLAKHADDADAIADVAQVAQNLGKTDELADLLVQACEVEAFENDDRVRQAMIALVGIGRLYDAIELLEQAVQAEPSRHSTRRLLYDLYLNAGNESAATPHGRQLVLDRQFDAKLLVSVGMGTIESDDPGATLEMVQRNPNDKRPLLRQAKQQFDDEHFALAITTLEEITAQRKGFLPAQTLLGLVLAMDGQTEAFERWEEAFDSEDRTTQAEYWLAKAEIASARGDEREARRAYWHSTHLDPDRIAAWSGILRLAKDMDTDRPELSEVIQQRIDRLQQSRSSMSRFVRTGAISRRLAIEIANSLADLGRLWEAEAWASMATTLPEDDSVDVETVRKRIVDRLRDRPPWQQVEGHPELDPKLLSSE; this is encoded by the coding sequence GTGCCGTTGGCGATCGTGATGGCCGTTGTGGGATGCAGCCAGACAGAACATGCCGAAACGGCGAAGCGAGCCCCGCGTCCGCGTGGCGAGTTGAAAGTCGCAATGCGAAAGCAGAATTGGCAGGAAGCGTGGTCTTATTCGGACGCGGTGTTAGCAAAACACGCTGACGATGCGGACGCCATTGCTGACGTGGCCCAGGTCGCTCAAAACCTGGGGAAGACGGACGAGTTGGCTGACTTGCTGGTCCAAGCGTGTGAGGTCGAAGCGTTCGAAAACGACGATCGGGTTCGCCAGGCAATGATCGCTTTGGTGGGGATCGGCCGGCTTTATGATGCGATCGAATTGCTGGAGCAAGCGGTCCAGGCTGAACCCTCTCGTCATTCAACCAGACGTTTGCTGTACGACCTGTATCTGAACGCTGGGAATGAATCGGCGGCAACGCCGCACGGCAGACAGCTCGTCTTGGACCGGCAGTTCGATGCCAAATTGTTGGTGTCCGTTGGCATGGGGACAATCGAGTCCGATGATCCCGGGGCCACGCTAGAAATGGTGCAGCGGAACCCCAATGACAAACGGCCGTTGCTGCGTCAGGCCAAACAGCAATTCGATGACGAGCACTTCGCGCTGGCGATTACAACTCTGGAAGAAATCACCGCGCAGCGGAAAGGCTTTTTGCCCGCTCAAACGCTGTTGGGACTCGTTTTGGCGATGGACGGCCAAACGGAAGCATTTGAGCGATGGGAAGAGGCATTCGATTCGGAAGATCGAACGACTCAGGCCGAGTACTGGCTCGCGAAAGCGGAGATCGCGTCGGCTAGAGGTGACGAGCGTGAAGCACGACGTGCTTATTGGCATTCAACTCACCTTGATCCAGATCGGATTGCCGCATGGTCGGGCATTTTGCGACTGGCGAAAGACATGGACACGGATCGGCCAGAGTTGTCCGAGGTGATTCAGCAACGCATCGACCGACTTCAGCAATCTCGGTCGTCGATGAGTCGCTTCGTTCGCACCGGAGCCATTTCACGACGTTTGGCCATCGAGATCGCCAACTCGCTCGCTGATCTTGGAAGGCTTTGGGAGGCGGAGGCATGGGCGTCCATGGCCACGACTCTGCCAGAGGACGATTCCGTCGATGTCGAAACGGTTCGCAAACGGATCGTTGATCGATTGAGGGACCGTCCGCCATGGCAACAAGTCGAGGGGCATCCGGAACTCGATCCCAAGCTGCTTTCGAGCGAATAG
- a CDS encoding DUF1559 domain-containing protein yields MMKRTLSRTGFTLVELLVVIAIIGVLVGLLLPAVQAAREAARRMSCSNNFKQLGLALHNYHSAYDQLPINYGGTTPVAPLLNGPGSAEFWWQSSNFGNHELLSMLIGLTPFVESQATWEQISNPFPADTNNDGTPDITFPPMGPTPTPGGNDRNYYDPWMTDLPYLRCPSDPGRGAPAMGRTNYAPCVGDNMNRWHGGKNGDLTVNNWAMGVQSRNRGFFIPRDVTKFRDILDGLSNTIAMGEIATDLNDGDKRTSLAVTTSGTYQTNPNHCEQNFLDPERPQFWIDPDGAGTGRSPGDEPRNLGAATARGMRWANARPVYGTVNTILAPNKGVCADSWPENGAIAPPSSRHQGGVHILMGDGAVKFITDSIDAGNASAPFPNPGQKSPYGIWGALGTRGSREVIDMEF; encoded by the coding sequence ATGATGAAACGCACTCTTTCTCGCACCGGCTTCACGCTGGTCGAGCTCCTCGTCGTGATCGCCATCATCGGCGTTCTGGTGGGGTTGCTTTTGCCGGCTGTTCAAGCGGCACGCGAAGCTGCACGCCGCATGAGCTGCAGCAACAATTTCAAGCAATTGGGATTGGCATTGCACAACTACCATTCCGCCTACGATCAGCTTCCAATCAACTACGGCGGCACCACACCGGTGGCTCCTTTGTTGAACGGGCCTGGCTCGGCTGAGTTCTGGTGGCAGAGCAGCAACTTCGGCAACCATGAGCTGTTGTCCATGTTGATCGGCTTGACGCCATTCGTGGAATCGCAAGCAACTTGGGAACAAATCTCCAATCCGTTTCCGGCCGACACCAACAATGACGGCACGCCAGACATCACCTTCCCACCAATGGGCCCCACCCCGACCCCGGGCGGTAATGATCGCAACTATTACGACCCTTGGATGACGGATCTACCCTACCTGCGTTGCCCCAGCGATCCCGGCCGCGGTGCACCAGCAATGGGACGCACCAACTATGCCCCCTGTGTTGGCGACAACATGAACCGCTGGCACGGTGGCAAAAATGGTGACCTGACGGTGAACAATTGGGCCATGGGTGTTCAATCTCGCAACCGAGGTTTCTTCATCCCTCGCGACGTCACGAAGTTCCGAGACATCTTGGATGGTTTGTCCAACACGATTGCGATGGGTGAAATCGCAACCGACCTGAACGATGGCGACAAACGAACTTCGTTGGCGGTCACCACAAGCGGGACGTATCAAACGAACCCCAACCATTGCGAACAGAATTTCTTGGATCCCGAGCGGCCTCAATTCTGGATCGATCCCGACGGTGCTGGAACGGGGCGGTCGCCTGGCGATGAACCTCGTAATCTCGGTGCCGCGACGGCCCGAGGCATGCGATGGGCGAACGCTCGTCCTGTTTACGGAACCGTCAACACGATCCTAGCACCCAACAAAGGTGTCTGTGCAGACAGTTGGCCTGAAAACGGTGCGATTGCACCTCCCAGCAGTCGTCACCAGGGTGGCGTTCACATCCTGATGGGCGATGGAGCGGTGAAGTTCATCACGGACTCCATCGATGCGGGCAACGCATCGGCTCCGTTCCCCAATCCGGGCCAAAAAAGCCCGTACGGAATCTGGGGAGCGTTGGGTACTCGCGGCAGCCGCGAAGTGATCGACATGGAATTCTGA
- a CDS encoding BBP7 family outer membrane beta-barrel protein encodes MNTARIDPPIASRNHLLIWMMVCVVVLSGMLLQNTFAQDHGGASARAKASQPTEKMNWFPQTINGKAVGASEDDSDIAQVGYEPIEGEIIYEDGGHYDHSTVFEKYDHSTSACDGCGTCNQCVSTRTARCFWVRAEYLLWSLDGMDLPPLVTTSSAGTDPDDTGVLNQPNTRTLYGNNSVLDSMRSGLRVTVGWDDDSRGNGFELSGMGIFNDDEVFQSNASLLARPVFDTTAGSESSMLVAHPDFLTGSVQVRSENELSSFEFNRRHVLSAMRGQRVNLLVGYRYGNLDEMLRIDQSSVYTAARGSIPSGTTVELFDQFDAENQFHGAQIGLQLQRRTSITSWDAHAKIAFGVNRAETTIAGQTTNTVPGGGSSTFAGGLLAQSTNIGTYDESEFMVLPEIGLNFTAQVHRDLRLTLGYSMMVWSDAVRVDEAIDRNVSQFPPEAPTGTNQPAYELTTSSFIAHGLNFGATFRF; translated from the coding sequence ATGAATACAGCTCGAATCGATCCCCCGATTGCTTCGCGAAACCACCTCCTGATTTGGATGATGGTGTGCGTGGTCGTGCTCAGCGGCATGTTGCTACAAAACACATTCGCTCAAGATCATGGTGGGGCCTCCGCGCGAGCCAAGGCGTCGCAGCCGACCGAAAAAATGAATTGGTTCCCGCAAACGATCAACGGGAAAGCGGTCGGTGCGTCCGAAGACGATTCCGACATCGCCCAGGTGGGATACGAACCGATCGAAGGCGAAATTATTTACGAGGACGGTGGTCACTACGACCATTCGACGGTCTTTGAGAAGTACGACCATTCAACGAGTGCCTGCGACGGATGCGGCACGTGCAATCAATGCGTTTCGACTCGAACGGCACGCTGCTTTTGGGTGCGTGCCGAGTATCTGTTGTGGTCGCTTGACGGAATGGATCTGCCCCCGCTGGTCACGACAAGCTCCGCTGGTACCGACCCCGACGACACAGGCGTCTTGAATCAACCCAACACTCGAACGTTGTATGGAAACAATTCGGTGCTGGACTCCATGCGTTCGGGTTTGCGTGTCACCGTGGGTTGGGACGATGATTCTCGCGGCAATGGATTCGAACTCAGCGGCATGGGAATCTTCAACGACGACGAGGTCTTCCAAAGCAACGCGAGTCTTCTGGCTCGACCGGTATTTGACACCACGGCCGGGTCGGAGTCCTCCATGCTGGTCGCACACCCTGACTTCCTGACCGGTTCGGTTCAGGTTCGATCAGAAAACGAGCTTTCGTCCTTCGAGTTCAATCGTCGACATGTTCTTTCAGCGATGCGTGGCCAACGAGTCAACTTGTTGGTGGGTTATCGATACGGCAACCTCGATGAGATGCTTCGGATCGATCAGTCGTCGGTCTACACTGCCGCCCGCGGATCGATTCCTTCCGGCACAACGGTCGAATTGTTCGACCAATTCGATGCCGAAAACCAATTCCACGGTGCGCAAATTGGATTGCAACTGCAACGTCGGACCTCGATCACCAGTTGGGACGCTCACGCCAAAATCGCCTTTGGGGTGAACCGAGCGGAAACCACGATCGCCGGCCAAACCACCAACACCGTTCCCGGCGGTGGCTCGTCAACCTTCGCGGGTGGCTTGTTGGCGCAATCCACCAACATCGGAACCTATGACGAATCCGAATTCATGGTGCTGCCCGAGATCGGATTGAACTTCACCGCACAAGTCCACCGCGACCTGCGACTCACACTGGGCTACAGCATGATGGTCTGGTCCGATGCCGTCCGAGTGGACGAGGCCATCGACCGGAACGTGTCGCAATTCCCACCGGAAGCCCCCACCGGAACGAATCAACCGGCCTATGAACTGACAACCAGCAGTTTCATCGCTCACGGTTTGAACTTTGGTGCCACGTTCCGCTTCTGA